tagttcgttgtgtATGTTGTattggatttttcataattctgatcatcctttacattcagatcttccagaacagttccatcctgtttgtaatactgtaCTGGGCATGCAGCTAAttttagtcaggccttctccatcatgagcctcaatactacacagtattctagaagttttattccagctgtgaccaagttgtggaatgatctttctaatcgggtagctgaattggTAGAAcgttagaagttcaaacttgcagcaaatgtttttatgttgaacaggctgacattagcctttttatagtttatatatgaaatgtatgctttgatattactttttaaaatatttaattgttcattatttctcatcatttattcatttcctttcctcactgggctatttttaccggttggagcccttgggcttatagcatcttgcttttccaactagggttgtagctcagctagtaatgataataattaatagtatGAACCATTTAAATCTGGATTATGTAAAATTGTCTAAGGTCAGCATGTTTCTGAATGTCATTACCTCATACTGCATGCAGCTAAATTCTTTAGCCTCTACATGTGGTTACTCAaagctgacattattattattatttgctaagctacaaccctagctggaaaagctggatgctataagcccaaggtctccaactgggaaaatactactggagaagcttaagaacaataacataaaaataaatctttcatatatgaactattaacttgtaaaataacaagaggataaaaacttcaaaattacgaGAGGAAGAGGGAAACAAGATAGATTagcgtgccaaagtgtaccctcaagcaagagatctctaatctaagacagtggaataccatggtacagaggctatagcactacccaacactagagaataatggtttgaatttggagtgtcgttgtcctagaagagctgtttatcatcgctagtctcttctacccttaccaagaggaaagtagccattgaacaattacagttatGATTGTTAACTGATCTGGCCTGGAATGAAAATGGGTGGAATATTGTTGAATATTGTTTGGGGAAAATCTATGACTTTAAACGAGAAATCGTAAAAAATATGCATCTGCTGCGTAACTTTGTCAGGATCTCTAAAACATCCAGTTGTAGGTAAAAAATCTTAATGGAAGAGTTGagctttttatttttagttttggaTCTTATGCCATTTCTCTTGCTCCATTTTACTGGGGTTAATCATCTTCCAGCTCTCCAGACTATTTTTAGTTTTGGATCTTATGCCATTTCTCTTGCTCCATTTTACTGGGGTTAATCATCTTCCAGCTCTCcagactactgtactgtattgtacttcATCCTCTCAAAGAATGAAATCTGAAATATCTCTTAGTGCACCTCTGTTGTATCACCTTTGTGCACCTCTGTTGTATCACCTTTATGTGAATGGTATTTTCTGCCTTTGAATTGGGAGATTAGTCAATGCTAGGCTGCAATTGGAGGAATACAATGTGTTACTATGATGTAAAGGTTGGAAATGAGTAAAGGTTGGAAATGAGTACGAAGGTATAATCAAAGACTACAAAATGTGAGGACAGCTATAAAAAGATGAGGAGATATAGTAATTGCTTCAGTGTACCTCAATTGTATTGATGGCACCACAAATGTCCTAGAGGATTTCCCAAGAAGTATTGGGTTGTTCAGGCATAAAATGAGTAAATTGGTTCAGTAAGCAGCACTAGAATGTTTAAGCTACCATGTGAGGTGGAAATGAAGAAAAAGGCAGGTTTCAACTAAAagtctatattttctatataacatTTAATCATTTTgcttaatgtttaaaaattttttaattatttctagaCTTTTTAATATAAGTTGGCCATGTGGTGAAAAAATTATCACTTTGGAATATacagtatcttattttaatttttttctttcaggtaTTCGTCTGACTgaccaagaaattcttcttttcatAAATGACCAGTATATGGCACAAGTGCCCTTCGGAGGAGTGTCTATTCTTTGAAATGCCAATTCTTCTGGGACCCCTTTTCTTAACGACCACGTttgacttgctctggggcccctcctctacacggccacggtcgacttgctctggggcccctcctctacacggccacggtcgacttgctctggggcccctcctctacacggccagggtcgacttgctctggggcccctcctctacacggccagggtcgacttgctctggggcccctcctctacacggccagggtcgacttgctctggggcccctcctctacacggccagggtcgacttgctctggggcccctcctctacacggccagggtcgacttgctctggggcccctcctctacacggccagggtcgacttgctctggggcccctcctctacacggccagggtcgacttgctctggggcccctcctctacacggccagggtcgacttgctctggggcccctcctctacacggccagggtcgacttgctctggggcccctcctctacacggccagggtcgacttgctctggggcccctcctctacacggccagggtcgacttgctctggggcccctcctctacacggccagggtcgacttgctctggggcccctcctctacacggccagggtcgacttgctctggggcccctcctctacacggccagggtcgacttgctctggggcccctcctctacacggccagggtcgacttgctctggggcccctcctctacacggccagggtcgacttgctctggggcccctcctctacacggccagggtcgacttgctctggggcccctcctctacacggccagggtcgacttgctctggggcccctcctctacacggccagggtcgacttgctctggggcccctcctctacacggccagggtcgacttgctctggggcccctcctctacacggccagggtcgacttgctctggggcccctcctctacacggccagggtcgacttgctctggggcccctcctctacacggccagggtcgacttgctctggggcccctcctctacacgaccagggtcgacttgctctggggcccctcctctacacgggCGAcctgctctggggcccctcctctacacgaccacggtcgacctgctctggggcccctcctctacacgaccacggtcgacctgctctggggcccctcctctacatgATTGATATGTTTTGAGACTCTTGACTTTTGCATAATCACAGTCAAACTCTCACAAGACCAGATTACCTGACTTTGAAAGCTTCACACTACATTCAGCTTGTTTGGCTCCTCTTCTGCAGAATAATGGAGAACTGGCTCTGCAGTTTTTCCACTAAAATGCTCCTTTTCTACATAACTATGATCTTCACAACTATGATGATTGACGCAGCCACTATTCTACACAATCTTGGTCAAAATGTTCTAGAGCCCACTCCCTCAAGAACATGGTGAACTTGCTCTGGGTATCCTCCTCTGCACAACTACAGTTGATGGTTAACTTGCTCTGTGGAATTTCACCTCTACTCAATCATGGAGAACTAGCTTTGGGGCCACTTCTCCAAACATCTATGGATCCTCTTAACATGCACAATCTAATTGGTCTGTAGCCATTCCTTTATATAGCCACGGTGAAGCTACTCTGGAGCCCCTCTTCTGCACGCACTCGCTCAACGTGTACTGGAGCTATTCTTCTACATGACCACGGTCAACTTTCGCTGCAGTTTCTCGTCTACACAACCACAGTAGACTTGGTGTGAGGCCTCCTCCTCTACACAAATACGGTCGACTTGCTGTAAGAACATGTCCACATCCTCTACACCACGAAGGTCGAAATGTTCTGGGGCCTctcctctcctgtaaaaaattattttttatctattggtGTTATGTTTAACCACATGCAAGGTTTTCTGCTACAGTTAATTATTGACATTTTTTGTAAATTGCTACATATCCACTTAATTAATCTACTTTCTCTGCATGTTATGTACTGCtgctataaatataaaattaattgattgattattatgCCTATTATTTCCCAAATTTGATTAACATATGGTTTCTGTTAGAAAGTTTCATTACCTCTCAGTGTGGTTAATTTTTCCAGAGCATACAGTGTTTGTAGAAGTTCGAGCACTTAGAAAAATATGTGCTTGAACATACTAGCTGAAGACAAGACCACAATGATATTCTGGAATAAATGAAGGGAAGTGTAATAGAAATTTAGAGATATGGTGGGAAATTGTAGTGACGATTTATCTGCTGAATTCCACACCAGCATTTGTcctctaataatattattaataaatctcCTTGTTCTAACAAACAATCATGTTAGGAAAGATTTAACAGCaaataaaataaattgataaatcacCACTACAGACTCCCACCTATACAATACTGTGGCTAGTGAAATCTATGAAGGgaagaaatgtaacaaaatatatttGCTTTGCTTTTGAGTTTGAACTCGACATtgctaatgaaaataaataattaatttagcATGTGTACCTTAATTCATTCTCAAGCATACAGTAATGAATATAAATGATTTTaactaaacattcaagaattaaaTTAAATGGAAAATTTGCATCATAGCTGTCTATTCAATATCCAAATCAAAGGACACTTTAATACTggacatttttaaaagaaaaagtatctgAACACTGCAGCaaaatattaaagatttaaagAGTTCCAGGAAAAGGGTTTTAGAGACTGCAGTAATAGAAAGCAATACAGTATCATAAATTGCTTAGGTTGCCCTTACTATTCACAACTATCAAGAGCAGTAAGCACCTGCCCTCATAAAAAATTAAAGACAATTATAATAAAGTATTGCGAAATTCATCTTCAATTGCAAAACCCTTTAACCTTACAAAGTTTCTGTTCAATTAAGAGCAATATTGCAAGAAAACTTCCTACGTCAATGCAACAATTGTAATCTCCAGAAAATAAGATCTACCACAAGCCTGATGAATacaaaaaatataagatttattatttctatactccaCCGATGTTCATATTTCTCTTGAACCTGTTTAAATTAGATGTTTAACCAGAATAAAAAAATTTCTGTTCTTTATAAAATGCCTCTGCTTTTAGTAAGCATTGAGTCAATCTGGCAGTTAATGGCACCCAGCTGGGTAAGGGTGTGTAATGTTTTTGGCTTTCAGTCTCCACATTAAGACCAGATCATTAGGCTCTTGACCTCACTAGTTgagaaaccaagatgctataaacctaagcgctccaatagggaaaaatagcccagtgaggaaaagaaagaaataagttgcaagagaagtattgaactatttaaataaaatattttaagaccagtaacattaagataaatcttccatatataaactataaaagctttgaaaataaaaataaggaagagaaataCAGAATAGCatgcttgagtataccctcaagcaagagaactctacccccaagacagtggaagaccatggtacagaggctgtggcactaaccaaggctagagatcaatggtttgattttggagtgtccatctcctagaagaactgcttaccatagctaaagtctctcttctacccttccttACAAAGTAATggagtaatgaccaattaaaattaaatattctaaaaacattaaaaccaatatttcaaatataaactacaaaaagacttgtgtcagcctgttcaacatagaaaacatttgctgcgtttgaacttttgaagttctactgattcatctgcccgattaggaagatcattccacaactcaagTCATtgttggaatataacttctagagtactattcgatgtgtgtagacaaatgaaaaatgagccacAACCAGGGAGAGGGattcaatttagtactgtctggccagtcgaaggggGAACAATGTATGCTATATTTGCTATCACATCAAAAGGAAGACACTTAAACACCTAACAATCTAGGGGATGGAGTGTGTCAAACCAACACAACAAAGACTGAAATAACCAAGAGCCTCTGGTAGGTCACTGCACCACTAAGTGTCATTACTTTCCTATAGCTGTGTCTCCATAGAAAAGAAGGAAAATTGGAAGTTTTTTAAATTTAGGGGTAGATGTCGATAAACAGGGCTTACAGAGAAGCACAAATATAAACATCAGAGGGGTTCAGATTAATTATTTTGCCAAATATGATAGAGAATGGGGATTAACTTGAAGTTCTAATTGTAAGTGAAAGATCCAATAGCAAGCAGAGAGTGACAAAGAACGGAAGTGCATGTCCTCCCTTGATATGGCCTTCACCTTCAACAAGTGACTAACTCACTTAAGCAGATAGTAAGATCATTCCCTTCACCCCCGTCCTTACCCAGCAACCATTTTTAGGATTCTACCGTCATTCAAACTTGCAAAGTAGTGCGAACAATAGCCCACTCCTAATTAAAATGACAAAAAGTTTTTATTCACTTTAGAACAACTATAGGCTATAGTATGTATCGGTAACCACATTTTTATTAGTTTTTGCATGTTTGATTTTTATCTGAAGTCAGATTGAAAAGATTACTTTAGTCTCAGATGTGATCTTTTAACTAAAATTCTGTAATCCAGTTATCATAAAATACAGCATTTTAAGCTATTAAATGGAACAAGAGTACTTAGCTTTTTGTCCTAAAAAATGACACCAGCCATTCCTAGACTCCTTTTCTAAAGATAGAGTAAAGCTGTAGTTCCTAGCCTTGATGTCTTGAAACATGTTATGTACCTGTAAATAGATTAATAGGCATTAATATTGATTTCCAGTACAGTAATAGATTGAACTATAAAGTTCAGTGTGACGACCGAGGTGATTCGGTGCATTCGTACActatattaaaatattgaaattaataaaattgattagaAATATTCTTAAATTTAAATGCACACATTAATACATACCATTCACACATTACCAACCCATTAATAAAAAATACTGGTTTTCTGAAGTTACCTAGCAAAGATACCTACATTAATCTCTAATATATCACCTATGGATTTACCATTACTGTGGTACGGTATTTAGACCATGATCTAGAAGGGGTTCTCGTGCCATCCTCCCACACATCTTAATGAACCAATATTTTTCAGACTAATATTTCTACAATATAAAAATCCATTTAACATGGAAAATAGTTGATTGGAACATGAGTTTTATACAGTGAAGTGAGAGTACTTTAAAATTGCAATTTGTCTCATGTCAAATTTTAAAACGACAAAATGTATCATTGAAGGCAGATTATTTTACATAAGTTATGTGATACCTCATTTGATAGCTAATTTCATGTCCAATGCATGTGTAACATCAAGATGGTTAGATTTTGTACACATCTCTGTATATTCATGTAACATAACATTGAATTTTTAAGGTACAGAAGCTACTGTAATCAATTGTGGAGATTTTTGGCTAACCAACGATTTGGTTTCTTTTGCAGATATTGATACCAGATTTCTTGTATCAGGAAGAGTTTAATTATCTTTCAGGACCTGCAAGAACTATCAAAATATCTTCAGAATACAGAGAGATACTGAAACTATATAGGAAACATACATTAACTAAAAAGCAGATCAGGCATAAACATTTGTTGTCCAAACAGATGGTCCAAAATCCTAAGTCAAACTATTTCATTCTGAATTTTACAACTAACCAACTCATCAATGATGTCTCCAGTGGTAGAGCTATCCATACTGCTCATGGTATATTATAAGAAACGAGTGGAAAAATTGAGGTAACCAGTGGCAATACCCAAGTTCTGGAGAGATCTGGCCAAAGATTCCTGCATCTCGATGTTACTTTGCCTGACTATCTTACATAAAGGAAAGACCTAAAGCTTAGAGTTGCGAAGTTGTCATATGGTGATGGGCCACCAACCATGTATATATTAAGACGATATATGTCTATACCCAAGTGACGCCAGATACTATGGTGTCTCAATCTGATTGTCCCTAGGATCTTTGGTTTCATTTCACAGACAGGTCGAGTTCCACAGAAGCTTACAGCTATAGAGTACTACCCAGTCATCCCAAAACCCATCACAATTTACAGCACTGCTCAGTAATGTCTCTTATTTCGAGTTAACTACATGACATTGGCCAGCATTCATGTCATTCTGCTTGACAAGTCCCACCTCATTTGAGAGTTCTACAAGATGGTTGGCAAGAAGATTGCAGGCTAGGGCTTGCCTGACATCCTATTCAAGGCAGCTCTAATCAGATCTGACTCAGTTGATGGTGTAATCAGGCAAGCATTATGAAGTAAAGGCACGTTCACAAAGTTTTGCTGCAGGCATTAGAGCAACTGCTGTTTGAaaaatttcttcccttacaggAGATGGTAAACTAATTGCAATATCAACTGATGAGACACTAAGAGCAATTACAGATTTCATATCTGATGCAGGCTCTCATTCCATCAACAATACTATCAATAATGAGCTACTGAGAGTTTTGGATGCATATTCGCAGTTCCGTGGATATTTCCTGTACAAGTCTATTGAGAAAACAGCTTAACTCTGGGTTTCATATATGGACCACATATGGTTGGTGCACGCTCTTGTAGAAGCTATGAAAATCTACTACTTTTATGTGCAATTTTTCAGCAAGATACTAGGTCTTTTTCAGCAATGGGGGGCAGTACTGCAAGATATCCAAGTTACTTTTcagttttccttgcaaatctggATGAATCACAGCCTAGTGCTGCACATTCTTTTAGTCCTGGTAACCAAACTGTAGACAAAACCATGGTGAACACCTTTATGAGACATGCCAGGTTCCATGGTGAATCTGCTGGATCAGAAGTAACAGGTTTTCTCACCAACTTTAATACATACCAATAATGTGCATGATCCACTTATGTAAGGTCTCATTATGTAAATGAAGCATGACAGATGGCTGGTGAAAGATCAAACCACCAACAGGGTTCTCATCAAAATACGAGATTAAAGTCAGCCATACATGTAGAGGACTGGCGGGCTGCTTAACCGCAACTGGCACGAACCAGCCAATCCTTATCATGTATCAGGGTAAATAGGAAAAACCTAGTGAGACTAACCTGTCCTCTCATCCTTTCAGCATGTTCAACCATACAAGCCAAGACTGGCAATATCCCCCGCCAGTCTATTGCATGTGGGGAGACAGACTAGCATGTCACTGGGTTGACTCTCCCATTTTGTCACGTAACGTATTATTATAGTACTATACTTTGTCCCTTTATCTAAGCactttttataattataaactgATTACATTTCACAATCTCTCTACTTATTACTGTATCGAAACAATTTTTGCTTCATCATTGTTATAATAAGACactctctcttttcccaaactaTGTTGTAGTCTCCTACAGTAAAGTCAAAAtattagtttatttccctatttcctttcctcaatgggctacttttccctgttggagcccttgggcttatagcatctcgcttttccagctaaggttgtagcttacctaataatgatgatattttttgAATTTTTGGTGAAAATAGAAACTAAACTGATATTCCAGTGTTTAGTCAATATGATTTGATAAATCATATTTTACACACACTATAGAGAATAATAGTCTCGACCGATATACTTgcagttttattgttattttgtgtttaatctatttctctatttcttttatgCTACAACAATAGGGAGTGCCAATCATGTTCCTtcatatttcaagtcagatttcatagatttatataagagaaaaataaaataaaaagtagcaaattttggcattttcaaaaacaggtgtaccaattgtacttgatacccccaTAATGTGCCAAATTAGtaacaagtaccaaaaacgtaacTATGCAGTCCTCTTTAAATGATCAGGCAAGAGCGGTATTCTACAGTTAAAGATTCCAGCAGGATAAACCGTTCAGCCCAGATAAACCATACAGCCAGTCCTCTGCGTATATGGCTGGCTTAATGGAAGTCTTTTGAAGCAACTCTGACATGTGAAGAAGGACAGAGAAGCAGTGAAAAGCCTCATCAAAGTATTTGACATACAAACATATGATCTTGTCCTGTCATCTAAAGCCATAATTCCAAAAGGTAAGACCAATATCCTGCAAGCCAAATCTGCCCGAGAAGAGGCTAGAGATAAATTCATCATCAGTCGTCTAAAAGCAGGAAAAGACTAAAGCTGATCAAACAACATCTCAAAAATCTAAAGAGCACAACCAAGCGAGTGAAGGGAATGGCAAGTAGCAAGACGTTGTCGAGTACAAATAACAAGTGAACATTGCT
The sequence above is drawn from the Palaemon carinicauda isolate YSFRI2023 chromosome 40, ASM3689809v2, whole genome shotgun sequence genome and encodes:
- the LOC137631974 gene encoding uncharacterized protein, whose translation is MTSIWHKCPSEECLFFEMPILLGPLFLTTTFDLLWGPSSTRPRSTCSGAPPLHGHGRLALGPLLYTARVDLLWGPSSTRPGSTCSGAPPLHGQGRLALGPLLYTARVDLLWGPSSTRPGSTCSGAPPLHGQGRLALGPLLYTARVDLLWGPSSTRPGSTCSGAPPLHGQGRLALGPLLYTARVDLLWGPSSTRPGSTCSGAPPLHGQGRLALGPLLYTARVDLLWGPSSTRPGSTCSGAPPLHGQGRLALGPLLYTARVDLLWGPSSTRPGSTCSGAPPLHGQGRLALGPLLYTARVDLLWGPSSTRPGSTCSGAPPLHGQGRLALGPLLYTARVDLLWGPSSTRPGSTCSGAPPLHDQGRLALGPLLYTGDLLWGPSSTRPRSTCSGAPPLHDHGRPALGPLLYMIDMF